The Rattus norvegicus strain BN/NHsdMcwi chromosome 9, GRCr8, whole genome shotgun sequence genome contains the following window.
ttcaggtccttcagttctttctctaactcctccattggagggccccattttcagttcaatggttggttgagagcatctgactctgtatttctcaggctccggcagagcctctcaggagacatctatatcaggctcctgtccgcatgcacttctttgcatccacaatattgtctggggaAAACATCATATTAAGTATGAGTGACACTATAAATTTTAGAGAAGGAATGTCCAAGTAGTTTTATCTTAATTATCGGTTTAAATTTTCCTAATTTGATGACAaagtcaataaaataaatttcatgttAGCCTTTTCTCTGTCATTGCTTCTTTTGATTGCTTGATTCCAGTCACAATAAAAAAGGTACTAGAGATGTAAAACTCTTTGAGAGCAGTAACCATGTAAACTTCTGAAGTATAGATTGAGTCTTAGTCCTTGGTAAATGACTCCTCTTGTCTAAACATCACCTAGCCCCCATGAAAGGACTCTAGTTCCTGGAGAATTTTGAGAGCTCCCCTGTTCATTGTAAGACTCTGAACTGCCCTAGTTGTGAGAGCTGCAGCTGACGCTCTCAGAATGTCAGCAAGTGAAAAAGACTTGGCACGAAATGCAATACTTTTGAaattgtgtgttctgtgtatatgCCTCCAAATGTCTGGGGTGGAATTTCATTAATCCATTTCTGTGTAGTGGGGGTGTTTATATAAAAAGTGTAGCCAGGAAGTTATCATGCATTCCTACATTCTGCATTTGGGTTAAAACTGGCATTTTATCACTGGTCATAAGAACAGTAGCATTAGTGCCAGTTCAAAGTGCACATCGCTAATACTGCTTGGTCTAGAAGAAGTAACAGATGGTAAAATCTGTGAGCCATGAGTACTACTAAGGCTTGGATCCTGGAACCCCTTCAGGACATGAAATTCTTCAGAGGCCCAGGTCCCTTATACAAAATGCTACAGTTTACACAGAGCTCAAGCCTGTCCTCTGGATACATACTGATCTTGACATGGCCACTAACACTTAAAAGGCACATGCTCCTTCAACAGTACCCTCTCTGTGTTTAGGGTGAAAAAGACTGGATAAACAAATCTGCATATTCTCAGCAGAGATGCATGAtggggtgtttttttgtttgtttgtttgtttttttgtttttgcgaTAGGGTTTCCTCTTTGTACTTCTGGCTGTACAAGTAACCACAATTGCTATGAGTCCTTGAGTGCTACATCAATTCCATTTCCTGGAGAAGAATGTAATTGTATATATtgtgcagacacagacacagacacagacacagacacagacacagacacagacacacacacacacacacacacacacacacacacctcactttGGAAGCAGCTCCCTTCTAAGAAAATGGGAACCTCATTGGCTGCCACGCACTTACCATATAGCTCTTTGTCCCTCACAGATAGCAGCCCCTTCCTCCAGAATTCCTAAGCAATCTACCCATCTACCCCGATAAGCTGAGGTCTCCAGAGAGGGGTCAGCTACTCTAGCTATGTGTAAAAGAAACACCCATGTGGGCAGTTGCTTTAGCTGCCGAACAGCTAACAGATTAGCACAGCTTCAAAGTGTCCTTTTCTGCTTCAGCTGCAACTTTGTGTTGATGTGCAATCTGAGCACACCTGGAGCCAAGCCTGGCCACCATTTTAACACACTACATTTTAACACTCCACTCTAAGGACTAGACGTAACCATACCTCAAATGGGTCTACTTTCTTACAGTTTGTAACTGACCATGAACTGGAAGACACCTGCTCTAGTACCTTTCAATGTGAATACATAGAGTCCCAAAGAAACTCTAAGCCTCTGCTGTTCAAGAAGACTGTTCCTTAGAAAACCTTACTGTAGgtcagtggttctccacctttgggttgcaaccccttcagagGTTGATGGACTCTTTTACGGGCATCaccagatatcctgcacatcagatatttacactgagattcagaacagtagcaaaattacagttacgaagtagcaatgaaaataattttatggatgggGTTACCACGACATGGAGAACTGCATTGAAGGGTCCCAGCATTAtggaggctgagaaccactgttctgggATGTTTAGGGCCACAGCAGCAGGAAGGCTGAGAAACTCCGCCCTAGGCTCTCTCATCGTAGCTGTACTTACTTTAACTTTGCATTTACAAGGGTGCAACCGTTTATagccttgaaattttaattcatgCTGAACTGGTACATTCCTCTTTAATATTTCCCCTCTAGTTTATGCAAGTTGACAACAAGGTCTTCCCATCTGGGTCAACTAGATCTTTTGTACGTGTACACTGTTAAAGAAAAAACTTTTCCTGTTTTGATGAAAGACGTCTTAACCATGTGTGGAGCAAATGATGTCACAGGAAACCAGAGCACCAGAGCACTCCCAGAAATGCCAGTTTGAAGCATGTCACTTTGACTCTTGCTTGTACTGGATAGGTCGTAACGGCTGCAGTCTGCGCAAGAGTAAGAATTTTGGATTTTAAACAGCTTTGAATTATACTGAATTGTAATAAATATCTCATCCTGGGAATAATAACACTAGACCTCTGACCTGACCTCATCCATGTCTCTAATTGCCACCTTTCATTTCGATTGTATTtattttccttcagtgtctgcactGAAGAAAGGATTTTTATTTATCAATATAGAAAACAGTTTCAGTGGACTAAGAAAAATGCAATTTTTCCATTATTGCAATCTACAATTACCTTCAAtcattgctgtttttattttaaaaaaaaaggcatattCTGTCTTAATctttttaattattctttgagaatttcactgtAATTTTTTTCGTCACATTCACCCCTCCCATGACTTCTCCCAGGTCTCTCTCCACCCCTCTCCATACCCAACTAACTGTCCTCTTATTCATACTCTTGTGTGGGGGACAGCCAGGAGGTGATGGGCCTGCAGGGGGTTATACCATTAAGGAAAAAGACTCTCCATGCACATTGCCAGTGGCCTCCTACCGATCAtcagtagctcctcagctaggacTGGGGCTTCTGGCTGCACCTCTACCCTGCCTCCTACTCTCTACAGTGATCCTCAACCCTGTGTGTTAAGTGTCTGGACCTTGGGGGTCAAGACGTACATCCAGATAGAGAACTAGCGTTATCTTGCTCCTCAGCGGGCTACAGGAAGGATTTAGACACATCATTCTTCTTGCTGCTCAGCTCATGGCTGAAGCTTTCCAAATATGGCTCCCTGGTCTCCATTTTTTACTTTCTCTAGACTGATCCATGTGCCTTCTGCTCTGTGGGAAAGCCATGCCTTCTGAAACATACAGCTCCATGAGAGGCCGGTTCCATAGCATCTATCTGTGGCTGGAacgttgggggtgggtgggtaagcTCCTTCACAAACACTCCATGTCTCTCAAGCAAGTTTCCCCACAGCTCCAAGTTAGACTATATGAAGGTGATTTTCACTTACACAGGAACGAATTAATGTGGCTCAACCTGATACTTCAGACAGGATTATGGACATGACgcaaaagaatttaaagaatatGACACACGTGTTGTTAACTGAACAGATTTAATTTCCCTGAGATTTTAGCCTGATAAAATGATATAAACTCCACTCACCAGACCAGTGGTCACCAAAGTTTTCTGTGTAAACAAATCAGCTACATGGCTCCTTCTCAGAGTGGCCCCTAGCAGGAATATGCTGGGGCTGGAGCATGCGAGTATCCCAGGACACGGTGGTCTATGGACCACACTTTGAACAAGACACCAGACAAGATGAAACGTGAGCAACCGTTTACCAACTAAGAAGACAGAACAGAAAACCCACCAAAGTCATTAACAACTCCCAAAGTCACTAATACAGGGTAACAAGCGTTTCTCCAGATACTGGTTGATTTGGGTTTTCAGTATCTCCATGTGTCTTATTAATTTTAAAGACTCACTAAGTTCGtttcacttaaaaaataaagtgatgTGGTTTCAAGAATAAAAACATGGCTTCCATAAGCATTTGTAAGAAAAGTCCACTGTCTTTGAGGAGAAACACTTCTGAAATCTTACTTCATTATGCCATACCATCAGTTTAATCATTGTCCCTCTGAGTCCCATCTCCATGACATTCAGATGCTGCGTGAGGACATGGCCATCTGCCCCACACTTTGGTCCCTCAAGAGTTCTTTGTGCCTGTGTTAAAATTCACAGTGGAAACAGCTTAAAAGTGAATTGGTTTTCCCGCAGCCAGAGAGGAAAGGGGATGGCTTTCAAGCTAAAATATACTTCCAACAGTCAAAAATATTTGAGTTTATCCCACATACAATGCCTAAAACTATGCAAacccctcattttttttctgatttataaataataaacattagAGTTATGAATAATTAGTGCGTTGAAGAACCACTCACAACTACATGTGTTAGGTTGAAAATGGGCATCACACACTAGAGGAATAGTCAAGAAGATTATACGGAATGTGGATCTTGGGTCCCAGAAGTTGGGACTCTGGTGGGGAAGGGGGGTCCGGAGTCCAAAGTGACTGAGTCTCAAAGAGAAGAGAGGGCAGCCCTGAAAGTTGCTTGTGCCTGGTGCAGTCTGATTCCCGAGAAGTGGGAAAGGTGATGTGCCCCAGTTGCGATCAGTAGGTTTAGTAGTTAACTATTAAAAACACTGCGGTCTCCAATTTTTACTTTAATCAAAACCTTCATGTCTCAGTGTTCCTCCCCAGTCCGTGAAAAATGGCCACTGGGCCTTAAAAGCCCAtaggtctgacctcagtgaggccCGTGTATCTAAATGTCTGGGGGTAAGGACTCAGCATCTGATGTTACCAACTGAGAAAGCAACAGGCTGGTTTAAATAAAGCAGCTGCATCGATTACAGGGAACTACAATCCAGACAGATGTCCAGTCCATGATTAACACTGAGGCTTCCCTCCACATTTCAAGTCACTCTCCCACCTCTCGTAGCATGCTGCGTTTTCCCAGAAGCAATGTTAACTTTACTGTGCCCAGGTAGGAAGAAAAGCCTTTCAGGTAAGCTTCTGACATGGTCGCCCCTGACAGGGCTGGGCTCAGTCTGAACTTTCCTATCTGCAGCTGACTTCTGTGCAGGTGAAGACCGGGCACAGCCATCTGGGAATAACTGCACTTGGGCCACCCACTATCTCTGAAATGCCCATCTTTGTCCCTTAGTTGCCTGGTTCTAAATCTGCTTCTCCAAGTGGTCCCAATCCTACTCCCGTTTGAGTCTCTCGCTCCCATCCCCACTGAAGGGAGGTCTGTATAGAGTCATGATTAAAATAGCTACCAGAGCTAAAGCAGCACCCAGGCTTGGAGGGCCACAGGGACTGATCTCCTGGGCCAGTCCAGAGAGCAGTGGGGCAAGGATACGGCCCACCGCAGTCACAGACTGGCCCACACCTATGACGGTGCCGCTGGCCTGGGCTCCGCCCACACTCAGCTGGAGGTCTGTGATGCAGGTTCTCCCAATGGTGGTGGAGAAGGACAGAAGAGTGGAGGACAAGACCACCATGGCCATGGAGTTGGTCGTAGAgtagagcagcagcagcaggcaggtGAGTGCGCTGGAGTGCAGGAGGACCATGTGTGAGTTGTGCTTGTATAGCCGTAGAATGGGCCCCACAGCAAAGCCAGCCAGGGTACCCAGGGCACTGGTGTAGCTGATGAGGTACCCTGTGGTCTTGGGCCGTACCCCAAAACGCTCCTCCAGGGCCAGGACAAAGTTACTGTAGTACAGCATGACGGCCACCCCCATCAGCAAGCGCACGAGGAAGACATCCCACAGTGCAGAGAAGATCAGGTTCTTCATGTCCTTCAAGGTCGACATGACCTCAACCCAGGGCGGCCGCAggttcctcccactcctcctggCCTCAGGGGTGGTGGCTGCTCCCTGAAGTGTACTTTCTGACTTTATGGTCACTGTAGCATGCTTCTGATCCAAGCTCCAACCACTGTCTGGGATGTTGAGGCTTGTTTCTCTCCAAGGTAACAGCCAGACTAGACCTATTGAAAGGGAGAGAGACTTGAAGGTGGCCAGTGTGCTGGATTCTCACAGTGGATCCCAGGGAGGGGCAGTATGATGATAGGAAGGAGTATTTGTGTTAGATCGATCACCCAAGCCAGTGTGCTGAACTCCTACAGCGACTCCTCATGGATGAACAAGTATGTGTGTTAGAGCAATGGCCTGTGCTTTATACCATACTTACTTGGTTGTGTTGAGTCCAGCTTTCCCACTGTTCCCAAGGTGCAGCCTTAGGATCCCAACAATGGACCCTTGAGCTCTCTAAAAAGCTACTGGAACCACAGGCAATAGTCACTGTCTTCTCAAACGTGTGCTGGCTTCTCCTGTGGTACCACTTCATAGCTACACTCGTAGGCTCATTAAAGTATCCATGTAAATGCTTTCCTCAACAAACTTTCTAACTACCTAACTACCTATCCGCTCATCTATCCATCTGTGCGAGTATAAACAGTTCCCAGAGTGCTTTTCCAATGTGCTAACGACACTggaaatacacaaataaacaagtcaaGGCCCAGTGGAAAAAGCCTGCCCTCCTAAAACCCAGACCTAAAAACAGGCTTAGAGAGGACAGGGGCAGgaggttcaaagtcatcttcagctacataaaaagttggaggctaacctgggctataagaggccaacctgggctacaatgACACTTGAGTAAAACTGCTTTTGTGTAAAATCTCCTATGGTTCCTGTAGCCAGGCCACAAGCTTTACTATAGCACACATTAGATtagaagaagagaagacagaagaaacagTCTCAAGGCTCACACTGATAGACGGAAAGGCAGAAAATGAGCTTGAGTCTGTGAGACACTGCAGTCTAATTTCTTAGCcagagaaacccagagaggaggGAATGATGGAGCAGTGTGATGAGAAAACCAGAGGCTTCTCATTCATGCTGGCTACCTGGCTGAGGACTGCCGGGAGTACTTGGACTCTGCACCTAGCTGGATTGTTCTCCCAACCCTCTGGTATGCTCCCCCTAGCCCCAGGACTGCCTATTCCCAGATATCTGAAGTGGGGTAAAGAGATCTCTATCATTTAGCCAGCGTAGCCAGGAACACGTGCAACCCACTGTACACTCCTAATACATCTGACATCGGACGACAGGCCAGGCTGAGGGACCGTACCAAACAGTGCTATCATTGGGATCTAAAGATGCAGGAGGTGGTTCTCCAGGCAAAAAAGCCACCACCttctgtagagggccgcaataacattcgccaccactagatggcgctagcttccactgcgccccacgtggaaggccaggatagcctccgccattacaagatggcgctggccttcgctgcgccagccgactccctttcaggaagttatctgtgtgcgcatgtgcaagagtgccttcgtgccaggtctttgcccactctggggcgtgccttatgagatcatgggtaagcgaccaaccaggtgtggatgcgccgcactagggtgtatataagcgcgccatgttggcgcgccgaggcttctccttaagattaaaaataaagtttggtcacagcaaggatttctatgtacccgcgtgtttcttgctGGCGAGAAGTCGCGCGTGGGACAACCTTCATCATAGCAGCTGTGTCCACACCCAGGAAATCATGACACATACGTATGCCTGCATGCACTTGTGCCAATAATAGAAACGGGAGAGACTATGAATTTGAGAGTAagtgtgggggatgggagggctgGAAGGAAGGGTACaggaggggctagagagaggaaagggaaggccaagtgatacattttaattaaggtttacttttaaattttttaaaattttttttaaaaaggaataaatgaCCATGCAGACATTCCCTCACAGAAGGAGCCTGAGATTCCAGGGCTCCCTCCAAACCATTGTGTGCAATTCTACTCTAATTATACAAGGCATCAAGAAGTGTCAAAGGAGGGTCTAGACTATGTAGGCTGGGGGAAACTGATTAAGAGGGTCTGCATCTACGTCGCTGTTCGAGGGGTGCATCAGTCATGCCGACTGAAGACTTCCCAGTATGGCTGCTCAGAATTATAGTTGATGTCTACATGCAGGAGAGGGCTGGCACAaggtaaggcaaggcctgtgattggccagtgaaaaagtaaggcagggacagagttttagtaaggcaggagagagaaaaagaaaagggaagaaccaagacggaggcagagaaggatgacccagatccacgTGGCCTAAAATGGCCACTGGTAGCTATGAATATTGCTTAAGGGATGGATCTTTATAGGACAGTTTGTCTtctctaggtgggcagtttatatcattatcaattgatTGTGAGTTTATTATGCAGATGTTTTGTGGAccgagaatttaagatataaatctgattgctaaattacgagcttgttgagttttgattttaaccgGTTGCTGGGAGTTGCAACTATAACACAGcggaggatgctgggaatgtgagcagagtccacagcaagagATTTGCAAGAGGGCAGCTGCTGCCCGGGCTCAGGGAGTAGCCAGCGGCAGCGAGGGATGGCAAGTTGGGTTGAGACGCTTTGCtctttaagatgaaaataccctgtAGATGCCACGGGGCCCTACAGTGATGGCATGGGGGTGGGATGGTAGagattcttttttaatatttaccgcaacaCAGAATGACTTATGAGTCCTCACCCAAGCTCTGTAGTAAGAAAGCCCTATAATCCACAGGCTTCCCAGGTTGAACTTTGGTGTAATTGCACTTGGCTTCCTCCTTGGAATGTTTTAAGGAGAGGTAGGTATCCTTTGGTCTTCCACGAGAGAGAGGTCTGTCTATAAAGTTGAACCTTTACAGTCATGCTTCTAAAAGTATTAAACATTTACCCTCTCTTTTATCATAAACTTGTGTTTATGACCTGGGCGGAGGGCAGTGTGGGTTCAGATCCGGATAGAAATTCTAAAGTGGTTCTGTCACAGCTGAAACTAAACATATGGACTTTGCTTCCTGGACCTGAAATCGACCCAGCATGGAGCTGTATGGCTCATTATCTTGTCCCAGGGTGAAGGTTCAAACCCCGGAAGCAAAGTGGCGTAAGATTAAACGGATGAGTAAACAGTCTGCTTGGTTTTCTCGTGTTTGCAAAGCTGTTTATCAAGACCTGTCCATGCCATGGTCTCTGGGCAAAGGGGATGAGTCTCTGAATGCTCACTGGAGGGTGGCAAAGTATGGGAGGCATTTTTCATTCATTGAATACCGTGGGATACGTCCAGGGACATGTACAGCAGAGGTCATCAGGCCTAATTCCAGCCCCTGTGTAGAATGTAAGCATGATGCTAAAATAGCAACAGAATTTTGGAGGTGCTAAGAAAAACCCTGTATGTTCAGAACGGTCGggcaaagaaaaatgaagcaaatgtCTGAAATGAATGGTGAAGGAGGTTGAGAAAGACACGTGAGAAGAATCTGCAGAGGAGGAGTCAGGCAAAGCCTTCCTGTGGGAGCCGGCCTACACGTGTGAGGAAGTCTCTACAGCTGTAaaggtgggagggagaaaaatgacACTGCCTATCACTAGGTAGCGGGTGAATAAGGCCTGATGTTACACTGACCAAGGGGGTCTGTGGCTAAAAAtgcactcattaaaaaaaaaaaaacttgcatacTTTATTGAAAAACTTAACAGACCTATTAAAAGTAGAGATGTTTTCATATAAATTATAGTAACTAAGATGATATATTATTATCGAACAAAATGATAGAATCAGCCCCTATCTTTTGCCATCCACAAAATTAAACTCAAGATGTACTGAAGATGAATATCAGACCTAAACATACAATTCCttgaagaaaagggaggaaagcCACGTGTGAGAGCTGGGCTTAGCAAAGGTGTTTCCGGCACACTGTCCCAAGGGCAGGCAACAAAAGCACACAGGGGCGGTGGACCCACAGCAATCTGAAAGGCTTCTGCATAGCAGGGAAACAGTCTCTGCAGTCAATGGATGATGTAAAGGCGAGGTATTATTTATAGAACTCAAATCTGATGAAAAGTTAATGTCAAGTCATACAGAATCCCAATAAGGAGCAGAGATGTGGGCACAAAGTCCCACTCCATGTGGGGGATTATTGTTAACTGCTGCTAGACACGAGAGGGGGAGTTGGTTCTAGGGGTGTGGCTGCTGGTAGGTCTAACACACTCCAGTGAATTAAGACACTTACAAGCATATGGGCTGCactaatgagattttttttgttcttttgttttttcttaataaataaagatATGAGTTGGTTAGATATGGAATGAGGAGTGGACCTTAGGAGAGATGAATTTCCTCAAAATATAATGTATGGAattcttaaataattaaaaaaaaacccctatTTTATCTGAAGAGTAAGTGTATTCCAGATAGAAGGCTGGAAAAAAGGATCAAAATTTAACACTTTGTAATGTTTTCTGACACATTTGTATCCAAAGTATTTCACATGTGTAGTAACATAGCAGTTaaatttttgtaaaatatttt
Protein-coding sequences here:
- the Mfsd9 gene encoding major facilitator superfamily domain-containing protein 9 isoform X4, which gives rise to MCCSVFLLNAGLVWLLPWRETSLNIPDSGWSLDQKHATVTIKSESTLQGAATTPEARRSGRNLRPPWVEVMSTLKDMKNLIFSALWDVFLVRLLMGVAVMLYYSNFVLALEERFGVRPKTTGYLISYTSALGTLAGFAVGPILRLYKHNSHMVLLHSSALTCLLLLLYSTTNSMAMVVLSSTLLSFSTTIGRTCITDLQLSVGGAQASGTVIGVGQSVTAVGRILAPLLSGLAQEISPCGPPSLGAALALVAILIMTLYRPPFSGDGSERLKRE
- the Mfsd9 gene encoding major facilitator superfamily domain-containing protein 9 isoform X3 — protein: MSTNVFLFTLARVPVGVFKHTLSISRALLSDLVTEKERPLVLGQFNTASGVGFILGPVIGGYLTELDGGFYVTAFMCCSVFLLNAGLVWLLPWRETSLNIPDSGWSLDQKHATVTIKSESTLQGAATTPEARRSGRNLRPPWVEVMSTLKDMKNLIFSALWDVFLVRLLMGVAVMLYYSNFVLALEERFGVRPKTTGYLISYTSALGTLAGFAVGPILRLYKHNSHMVLLHSSALTCLLLLLYSTTNSMAMVVLSSTLLSFSTTIGRTCITDLQLSVGGAQASGTVIGVGQSVTAVGRILAPLLSGLAQEISPCGPPSLGAALALVAILIMTLYRPPFSGDGSERLKRE
- the Mfsd9 gene encoding major facilitator superfamily domain-containing protein 9 isoform X2; translation: MDLFGVSMTVPLLNLHVRSLGVSPVVAGIVGSSYGILQLFSSTFVGCWSDVVGRRCSLLVCILLSALGYLLLGMSTNVFLFTLARVPVGVFKHTLSISRALLSDLVTEKERPLVLGQFNTASGVGFILGPVIGGYLTELDGGFYVTAFMCCSVFLLNAGLVWLLPWRETSLNIPDSGWSLDQKHATVTIKSESTLQGAATTPEARRSGRNLRPPWVEVMSTLKDMKNLIFSALWDVFLVRLLMGVAVMLYYSNFVLALEERFGVRPKTTGYLISYTSALGTLAGFAVGPILRLYKHNSHMVLLHSSALTCLLLLLYSTTNSMAMVVLSSTLLSFSTTIGRTCITDLQLSVGGAQASGTVIGVGQSVTAVGRILAPLLSGLAQEISPCGPPSLGAALALVAILIMTLYRPPFSGDGSERLKRE
- the Mfsd9 gene encoding major facilitator superfamily domain-containing protein 9 produces the protein MALGVRGRGASGQDLTSETPVTATASSSAVSSRRFLLWLYLVGFLDLFGVSMTVPLLNLHVRSLGVSPVVAGIVGSSYGILQLFSSTFVGCWSDVVGRRCSLLVCILLSALGYLLLGMSTNVFLFTLARVPVGVFKHTLSISRALLSDLVTEKERPLVLGQFNTASGVGFILGPVIGGYLTELDGGFYVTAFMCCSVFLLNAGLVWLLPWRETSLNIPDSGWSLDQKHATVTIKSESTLQGAATTPEARRSGRNLRPPWVEVMSTLKDMKNLIFSALWDVFLVRLLMGVAVMLYYSNFVLALEERFGVRPKTTGYLISYTSALGTLAGFAVGPILRLYKHNSHMVLLHSSALTCLLLLLYSTTNSMAMVVLSSTLLSFSTTIGRTCITDLQLSVGGAQASGTVIGVGQSVTAVGRILAPLLSGLAQEISPCGPPSLGAALALVAILIMTLYRPPFSGDGSERLKRE
- the Mfsd9 gene encoding major facilitator superfamily domain-containing protein 9 isoform X1; this translates as MALGVRGRGASGQDLTSETPVTATASSSAVSSRRFLLWLYLDLFGVSMTVPLLNLHVRSLGVSPVVAGIVGSSYGILQLFSSTFVGCWSDVVGRRCSLLVCILLSALGYLLLGMSTNVFLFTLARVPVGVFKHTLSISRALLSDLVTEKERPLVLGQFNTASGVGFILGPVIGGYLTELDGGFYVTAFMCCSVFLLNAGLVWLLPWRETSLNIPDSGWSLDQKHATVTIKSESTLQGAATTPEARRSGRNLRPPWVEVMSTLKDMKNLIFSALWDVFLVRLLMGVAVMLYYSNFVLALEERFGVRPKTTGYLISYTSALGTLAGFAVGPILRLYKHNSHMVLLHSSALTCLLLLLYSTTNSMAMVVLSSTLLSFSTTIGRTCITDLQLSVGGAQASGTVIGVGQSVTAVGRILAPLLSGLAQEISPCGPPSLGAALALVAILIMTLYRPPFSGDGSERLKRE